One Gloeothece verrucosa PCC 7822 DNA window includes the following coding sequences:
- a CDS encoding T4SS efffector SepA family protein, whose amino-acid sequence MSKESRVIRISESIFTRLQSHAEPLVDTPATVIEKLLDYYEEFKKNNRRNKEINLTQENSIIKKINPDYPPDLRYTKPKKIIIDWDKAEDYYDEHEIENWHQIVAIINRIAREEFNSFEALKKLTAFQIKPGIFTNNGFVYDKKWGDEDFPFSIQRVEANKAWLGSLEMAKKLNRKIEIHFKWLDNEKAAFPGEEGILSWSPDENSQPLAWE is encoded by the coding sequence ATGAGCAAAGAAAGCAGAGTGATCAGAATATCTGAATCAATTTTTACTCGTCTACAAAGCCATGCAGAACCATTAGTTGATACTCCCGCAACAGTTATAGAAAAATTATTAGATTATTATGAAGAATTTAAAAAAAATAATCGGCGGAATAAAGAAATTAATTTAACTCAAGAAAATTCAATAATTAAAAAAATTAATCCTGATTATCCTCCTGATTTAAGATATACAAAACCTAAAAAGATTATTATAGACTGGGACAAAGCCGAAGACTATTATGATGAACATGAAATTGAAAATTGGCATCAAATTGTAGCCATAATTAATCGGATTGCAAGAGAAGAATTCAATTCATTTGAGGCTCTTAAGAAACTAACTGCTTTTCAGATTAAGCCGGGTATATTTACAAATAACGGATTTGTCTATGATAAAAAGTGGGGAGATGAAGATTTTCCATTTTCTATACAAAGAGTAGAAGCAAATAAGGCTTGGTTAGGATCACTAGAAATGGCTAAAAAATTGAATAGAAAAATTGAAATTCATTTTAAATGGTTAGATAATGAAAAAGCCGCTTTCCCTGGAGAAGAAGGAATATTAAGCTGGAGTCCCGATGAGAACTCTCAACCTTTAGCCTGGGAATAA
- a CDS encoding gamma-glutamyltransferase family protein — protein sequence MNFDLNYYPYPSQRRLILGKRCAVATSQHLATLAGMEMFSKGGNAIDAAIASAIALTVVEPTSNALGSDAFAMVWDGKLHGLNASGKSPKNLPLDAFAELDMMPTLGWLSVTVPGAVSAWSSLSKRWGKLPFEELFIPAIRYAEEGFPVSSITAQAWKRSESIYLPLISPEFESFKRVFFPHNRAPETGEIWANPDQGKTLREIAATEGESFYRGKLAAEITSFAEATGGYLSREDLASHQPIWIDPISTEYRHLQVWELPPNGQGIAALIALDILEGFEMKKYTRDSVESFHRQIEAMKLSFADVYRHVADPEHMKLTVHQLLDKTYARERRQLITERAIPLAASGLPKGGTVYLCAADQDLMVSFIQSNYEGFGSGLVIPGTGIALHNRAAGFTLEPEHPNRITAFKRPFHTIIPAFLTQEGEPLGPFGVMGAPMQPQGHLQMVVNLTDYQMNPQTALDAPRWRFLEGNNVLLERGVPPEVVAELAQRGHQVEIAPEFMFGKGQMILRHQGILVAASEPRADGLALAM from the coding sequence ATGAACTTTGATCTCAACTATTATCCTTATCCTTCCCAACGTCGTCTGATTCTCGGTAAACGTTGCGCTGTCGCTACCAGTCAACATTTAGCCACCCTTGCTGGCATGGAAATGTTTAGCAAAGGAGGAAATGCTATCGATGCCGCCATAGCTAGTGCCATTGCCTTGACTGTCGTGGAACCTACATCTAATGCGCTCGGATCTGACGCTTTTGCTATGGTTTGGGATGGGAAATTACATGGACTGAATGCTTCAGGGAAAAGTCCTAAAAACCTGCCGCTAGATGCTTTTGCAGAACTAGATATGATGCCAACATTAGGATGGTTAAGCGTAACCGTTCCGGGTGCGGTGTCAGCATGGTCTAGTTTATCGAAAAGATGGGGAAAGCTACCCTTTGAAGAATTATTTATCCCGGCGATTCGTTATGCAGAAGAAGGGTTTCCCGTCTCCTCCATCACCGCACAAGCTTGGAAACGTAGCGAAAGTATTTATTTACCCTTGATCAGTCCAGAATTTGAATCCTTTAAACGAGTATTTTTTCCCCATAACCGCGCCCCCGAAACCGGAGAAATCTGGGCCAATCCGGATCAGGGAAAAACTTTAAGAGAAATAGCCGCCACTGAAGGAGAAAGTTTTTATCGAGGAAAACTGGCCGCTGAGATCACCTCTTTTGCCGAGGCAACGGGTGGTTATTTAAGTCGAGAAGATCTCGCATCCCATCAACCCATCTGGATAGATCCTATCTCTACTGAATATCGTCACTTGCAAGTTTGGGAACTACCCCCTAATGGTCAAGGAATTGCTGCCTTAATCGCTTTAGATATTTTAGAAGGGTTTGAGATGAAAAAATATACCCGAGATTCGGTTGAAAGTTTCCATCGGCAAATCGAAGCGATGAAGTTATCTTTTGCTGATGTCTATCGTCATGTGGCCGATCCAGAACACATGAAATTAACAGTCCATCAGCTTTTAGATAAAACCTATGCTAGAGAACGTCGACAATTAATTACTGAGCGTGCTATTCCCCTTGCTGCCTCGGGTTTACCTAAAGGAGGTACAGTATATTTATGTGCGGCTGATCAAGATTTAATGGTGTCGTTTATTCAATCGAATTATGAAGGGTTTGGCAGTGGGCTTGTTATTCCAGGGACAGGAATTGCTTTACACAACCGCGCCGCCGGCTTTACTCTAGAACCTGAACATCCTAACCGGATAACGGCTTTTAAACGTCCTTTTCACACCATTATTCCTGCCTTTTTGACCCAAGAGGGAGAACCTTTAGGCCCTTTTGGGGTAATGGGGGCACCGATGCAACCTCAAGGACACCTGCAAATGGTCGTTAATCTCACTGATTATCAAATGAATCCTCAAACAGCATTAGATGCCCCTAGATGGCGATTTTTAGAAGGGAATAACGTACTTTTAGAGAGGGGTGTACCCCCTGAAGTAGTAGCCGAATTGGCTCAACGGGGTCATCAGGTAGAAATTGCGCCAGAATTTATGTTTGGTAAAGGTCAAATGATTTTACGTCACCAAGGGATATTAGTAGCGGCTAGTGAACCTCGCGCTGATGGGTTGGCTTTAGCGATGTAA
- a CDS encoding metal-sensing transcriptional repressor, whose amino-acid sequence MEVKPKRDRLVDPNQPPKPTSVHQSLHEDHSHTHESSVTPHVHSHVHSEESLRHIINRLSRIEGHIRGVKTMVQESRPCPEVLVQIAAVRGAIDRVARLILDEHLSECIARAAEEGNIDVEIEQLKAALDRFLP is encoded by the coding sequence ATGGAAGTTAAACCGAAGCGCGATCGCCTAGTCGATCCCAATCAACCCCCAAAACCAACATCAGTCCATCAATCCCTTCATGAAGACCATTCCCATACTCATGAATCCAGTGTCACGCCTCATGTTCACAGTCATGTTCATAGTGAAGAGTCTTTGCGTCATATTATCAACCGACTCTCCCGTATAGAGGGACATATCCGAGGCGTAAAAACGATGGTACAAGAAAGCCGCCCCTGTCCTGAAGTTTTAGTGCAAATAGCCGCCGTTCGGGGAGCCATCGATCGAGTAGCCCGCTTAATTTTAGATGAGCATTTAAGCGAATGTATTGCCCGTGCTGCCGAAGAAGGCAATATAGATGTTGAAATAGAACAACTCAAAGCGGCTTTAGACCGATTTCTTCCTTGA
- the pgm gene encoding phosphoglucomutase (alpha-D-glucose-1,6-bisphosphate-dependent) — MATVEEKMKSLAGQSAPAEILINLEQLLQQYYSVHPDPENSLQKVSFGTSGHRGSSSNGTFNEDHILAVTQAVAEYRKTAGINGPLYMGMDSHGLSEPAQKTALEVLAANEVETFIAWDEGYGKYTPTPAVSHAILTYNRGKTEGLADGIIITPSHNPPADGGFKYNPPSGGPAEPEITKWIQQRANELLANKLQGVKRIDYKAALEASTTHYFDFITPYVNDLENIVDLEIIRASGIRIGADPLGGSNIGYWEPIAERYGLNITVVNKTVDPTFKFMTLDWDGKIRMDCSSPFAMANLVKLKDQYDIAFGNDTDSDRHGIVTPSVGLMNPNHFLAVAIWYLFTHRKDWSPNSAIGKTLVSSSIIDRVAKEIGRQLCEVPVGFKWFVDGLLNGSLGFGGEESAGASFLRKDGTVWTTDKDGIIMDLLAAEITARTGKDPGLHYQDLTARLGQSFYNRIDSPATPEQKARLGKLSPNDVKASSMAGESIIAKLTNAPGNDAPIGGLKVVTENGWFAARPSGTENVYKVYAESLKSKEHLEQIITEAQQIVSDAL, encoded by the coding sequence ATGGCAACCGTAGAAGAAAAAATGAAATCCCTTGCCGGACAAAGCGCCCCCGCCGAGATTTTAATCAATCTTGAGCAACTGCTCCAACAATACTATAGTGTTCATCCCGATCCCGAAAATTCTCTACAAAAAGTTAGTTTTGGGACATCCGGACACCGAGGATCATCAAGCAACGGAACATTTAACGAAGACCATATCTTAGCCGTTACTCAAGCTGTGGCTGAATATCGTAAAACCGCCGGCATTAATGGACCTCTTTATATGGGAATGGATAGTCATGGCCTATCCGAACCCGCCCAAAAAACGGCTCTAGAAGTCCTAGCCGCCAATGAAGTAGAAACCTTTATCGCTTGGGATGAAGGCTATGGCAAATACACCCCAACCCCGGCGGTATCTCATGCTATTCTCACTTACAATCGAGGAAAAACAGAAGGATTAGCCGATGGAATTATTATCACCCCTTCTCATAACCCGCCGGCTGATGGAGGGTTTAAATATAACCCGCCTTCCGGGGGGCCGGCTGAACCGGAAATTACCAAATGGATTCAACAGCGAGCTAATGAACTATTAGCCAACAAGCTTCAAGGAGTCAAACGCATTGACTATAAAGCCGCTCTTGAAGCGTCGACAACCCATTACTTTGACTTTATTACCCCCTACGTCAACGACTTAGAAAATATTGTAGACCTTGAGATTATTCGCGCCTCGGGTATCCGTATTGGTGCAGATCCCTTGGGAGGTTCCAATATTGGCTATTGGGAACCCATCGCCGAACGTTACGGCTTAAATATTACAGTAGTTAATAAGACTGTAGATCCCACGTTTAAGTTTATGACCCTCGACTGGGATGGTAAAATCCGCATGGATTGTTCCTCACCATTCGCGATGGCGAATTTAGTCAAACTTAAAGACCAATATGATATCGCTTTTGGTAATGATACCGACTCGGACCGTCACGGAATTGTTACCCCTAGTGTGGGGTTAATGAACCCTAATCATTTCCTAGCGGTGGCTATTTGGTATTTATTCACCCATCGAAAAGATTGGTCCCCTAACAGCGCTATCGGTAAAACGTTGGTCAGTAGTAGCATTATTGATCGCGTTGCTAAGGAGATTGGACGACAATTGTGTGAAGTGCCGGTTGGCTTTAAATGGTTTGTAGACGGACTATTAAATGGTTCGTTAGGGTTTGGCGGAGAAGAAAGTGCCGGAGCTTCTTTTTTACGTAAAGATGGAACCGTTTGGACCACCGATAAAGATGGAATTATCATGGATTTATTAGCGGCAGAAATTACTGCCCGCACCGGTAAAGATCCTGGCTTACATTATCAAGATTTAACCGCCCGTTTAGGACAATCTTTTTATAATCGGATCGATTCTCCGGCTACCCCTGAACAAAAAGCCCGTTTAGGAAAATTATCCCCCAATGATGTCAAAGCCTCTTCTATGGCCGGTGAGTCAATTATTGCTAAACTCACGAATGCACCCGGCAATGATGCGCCCATTGGCGGGCTAAAAGTGGTCACGGAAAATGGTTGGTTTGCGGCTCGTCCTTCGGGTACAGAGAATGTTTATAAGGTTTACGCTGAGAGTTTAAAGAGTAAGGAACATCTAGAACAAATTATTACAGAAGCTCAACAGATTGTTTCAGATGCTCTCTAA
- the rpsU gene encoding 30S ribosomal protein S21 — MTQVVVGQNEAIESALRRFKRQVAKAGIYADIKKHQFFETPQEKHKRKAIARRRQRSRRR, encoded by the coding sequence ATGACCCAAGTCGTCGTCGGTCAAAATGAAGCAATCGAGTCAGCATTACGTCGGTTCAAGCGCCAGGTGGCCAAAGCCGGAATTTATGCAGATATCAAAAAACATCAGTTCTTTGAAACTCCCCAAGAAAAGCATAAGCGCAAAGCCATAGCACGTAGACGGCAACGCTCACGCCGTAGATAA
- the rimI gene encoding ribosomal protein S18-alanine N-acetyltransferase, with amino-acid sequence MSFVKLKLQSAIATQLPQVVELDQLTLGGLWTLEGYRRELESPNSELLVLSVVDPSTTDPEQIIGCGCFWAILEEAHITLLAIHPEYQGRGLGKLLLYALLKNAVKRKLERATLEVREANQVALSVYKKFGFKTAGRRKGYYQQTGEDALVLWRGDLHYPSFKQELESWQQQIENQLLEQGLSLTVVEESLIGQIS; translated from the coding sequence ATGTCATTCGTCAAACTCAAGTTACAATCAGCAATAGCCACTCAACTGCCACAAGTTGTTGAACTCGATCAACTCACTTTGGGGGGACTGTGGACATTAGAAGGCTATCGGCGAGAACTAGAAAGCCCTAACAGTGAGTTATTAGTGCTATCTGTTGTAGATCCTAGCACAACAGACCCAGAACAAATTATTGGCTGTGGGTGTTTTTGGGCTATTTTAGAAGAAGCTCACATCACGCTATTAGCGATTCATCCTGAGTACCAAGGACGAGGACTAGGCAAATTATTACTTTACGCCTTACTAAAAAATGCGGTGAAACGTAAATTGGAACGAGCAACTTTAGAAGTGAGAGAAGCTAATCAGGTGGCTTTATCTGTTTATAAAAAGTTTGGCTTTAAAACGGCAGGACGACGCAAAGGTTATTATCAACAAACGGGAGAAGATGCTTTAGTGTTGTGGCGAGGTGATTTACATTATCCGAGTTTTAAACAAGAGTTAGAAAGTTGGCAACAGCAAATCGAAAATCAATTGTTAGAACAAGGTTTAAGTTTAACGGTAGTAGAAGAATCTTTAATTGGACAAATCAGCTAG